One region of Bartonella alsatica genomic DNA includes:
- a CDS encoding 16S rRNA (uracil(1498)-N(3))-methyltransferase: MRINYKLKRLFIRQPLALNGEIKIEGAQASYLVSVLRMQEGAEILLFNGKDGEWLAKLITIKKKVVVAQLIRQERLQTSRSNLIYCFAPLKSARLDYMVQKAVEMGVSTLQPVITHHTQITRINMARMEANVVEASEQCGILSLPECVSAVSLAELLANWDETRPLFFCDEAHKSHNPLHLLKKYEITMYGVLIGPEGGFSEKERNFLNKHSFVIPISLGPRILRADTAAVAALALLNVTVGDWSIN; this comes from the coding sequence ATGCGCATAAATTATAAACTTAAAAGATTGTTTATCCGACAGCCGCTTGCTTTGAATGGAGAAATAAAGATAGAGGGGGCGCAAGCTTCTTATCTTGTAAGTGTTTTGCGGATGCAAGAGGGAGCCGAGATTTTACTTTTTAATGGAAAGGATGGCGAGTGGCTTGCTAAACTTATTACCATTAAGAAAAAAGTTGTTGTGGCTCAGCTTATCCGTCAAGAAAGATTGCAAACATCGCGTTCGAATCTCATCTACTGTTTTGCTCCACTCAAAAGCGCGCGTTTGGACTATATGGTGCAGAAAGCTGTTGAAATGGGGGTATCGACTTTACAACCTGTTATAACGCATCATACACAAATTACACGTATCAATATGGCGCGTATGGAGGCTAATGTTGTTGAAGCTTCTGAACAGTGTGGCATTTTATCTTTGCCTGAATGTGTCTCTGCCGTTTCGTTAGCAGAACTTTTAGCAAATTGGGATGAGACAAGACCTTTATTCTTTTGTGATGAAGCGCACAAATCGCATAATCCTTTACATCTTTTAAAAAAATACGAAATTACGATGTATGGTGTTCTTATTGGACCAGAAGGAGGGTTTAGTGAGAAAGAGCGAAACTTTTTAAACAAACACTCTTTTGTGATTCCGATATCTTTGGGTCCGCGTATTTTACGTGCTGACACTGCAGCTGTTGCTGCTTTGGCTCTTCTTAATGTTACTGTGGGAGATTGGTCAATTAATTGA
- a CDS encoding glutamate--cysteine ligase, which translates to MALDINDESEIYNLDSLVNYFQGGCKTEHDWCIGTEHEKFPFYIDNFRPVPYEGSRGIRTLLEGMQEALGWKPILDEGNIIGLIGSVGQGAISLEPGGQFELSGAPLRTINHTYCEVMEHLAILKKISGPLGIGFFGMGASPKWTLAETPRMPKSRYQIMADYMPKVGHSGLDMMYRTSTIQVNLDFSSETDMRRKMQVSMKLQSIATALFASSPFTEGRPNGFLSWRSKIWCNTDNQRSGVLPFVFSESFGFADYVEWALDVPMYFVVRNNHYYDCTHITFRQFMNGALRGQVVNSVPNMGDWINHLSTLFPEVRLKRFLEMRGADGGSWKRICALSAFWVGLLYDSEALNEAEALTKDWCFEEVLEMRKRVPKEGLRTPFRQTTILEIARQAIAISRKGLKNRKQYNTDGLDETNFLVPLEEVVAMGQTDADKFLSLYHSVWKEEVEPIFLECAY; encoded by the coding sequence ATGGCGCTTGATATAAATGATGAAAGTGAAATTTATAACTTAGATTCCTTGGTTAATTATTTCCAAGGGGGGTGTAAAACAGAGCATGATTGGTGTATTGGTACAGAACATGAAAAATTTCCGTTTTATATAGATAATTTTCGTCCCGTCCCTTATGAAGGCTCAAGAGGAATCCGTACACTTCTAGAAGGAATGCAAGAAGCTTTAGGATGGAAACCTATTTTAGATGAGGGGAATATTATTGGGCTTATAGGGTCAGTTGGTCAGGGTGCCATTTCTTTGGAACCTGGAGGCCAATTTGAATTATCTGGTGCACCACTGAGAACGATTAATCATACTTATTGTGAGGTAATGGAGCATTTAGCTATTCTTAAGAAAATTTCAGGGCCATTGGGTATTGGATTTTTCGGAATGGGTGCTAGTCCAAAATGGACCTTAGCAGAAACTCCGCGAATGCCTAAATCACGTTACCAGATTATGGCTGATTATATGCCGAAAGTTGGTCATAGTGGTCTTGATATGATGTATCGCACTTCGACTATTCAGGTTAATCTTGATTTTTCATCTGAAACTGATATGCGACGAAAGATGCAAGTATCCATGAAATTACAGTCTATTGCGACAGCATTATTTGCCAGTTCACCTTTTACGGAAGGAAGACCGAATGGTTTTTTATCTTGGCGTTCTAAAATTTGGTGTAATACTGATAATCAGAGGTCTGGAGTTCTTCCCTTTGTATTTTCTGAGAGTTTTGGTTTTGCGGATTATGTTGAATGGGCTCTTGATGTACCAATGTATTTTGTTGTGCGCAACAACCATTATTATGATTGTACACATATAACTTTTCGTCAGTTTATGAATGGAGCATTAAGAGGGCAGGTTGTAAACTCGGTACCTAATATGGGAGATTGGATTAATCATTTATCGACTTTATTTCCCGAGGTACGTTTAAAACGGTTTTTAGAAATGAGGGGGGCTGATGGTGGTTCTTGGAAACGTATCTGTGCATTGTCGGCTTTTTGGGTTGGGCTTCTTTATGATAGTGAAGCACTTAATGAAGCAGAGGCTTTGACAAAAGATTGGTGTTTTGAAGAAGTTTTGGAGATGCGCAAACGTGTTCCTAAAGAAGGATTAAGAACACCTTTTCGTCAGACCACCATTTTAGAAATAGCTCGTCAGGCTATTGCTATTTCACGCAAGGGTTTAAAAAATCGCAAACAGTATAATACTGATGGTTTGGATGAAACAAATTTTCTGGTTCCCTTAGAAGAGGTAGTTGCAATGGGTCAAACAGATGCTGATAAGTTTTTATCTCTTTATCATTCTGTTTGGAAAGAGGAAGTGGAACCTATATTTTTAGAATGTGCCTATTAA